One Ardenticatenales bacterium DNA segment encodes these proteins:
- a CDS encoding ATP-binding cassette domain-containing protein, with amino-acid sequence MLTLSNISLSFGERTLFKDVNLKFLPGNCYGLIGANGAGKSTLLRIIAGEIEPSTGEIIIAPNERLAMLQQDQFAFDDYSVLETVIMGHRRLHQVLQARDAIYMKPDFSEEDGLHAADLEAQVAEMNGYEAEADAAALLSGLGITEDLHDRQMDELEATQKVRVLLAQALFGNPDILLLDEPTNQLDLKSIRWLEDFLIDYKSTVIVVSHDRHFLNNVCTHIADIDFGKIQMYVGNYDFWYHASQLVMQQQKNLQRKRTDKIKELQEFVRRFSANASKSRQATSRKKLIEKLTVDDLPASSRRFPYVDFRPERACGRTVLQVEDLYKTVDGEPLLFNFNLTVNPGDKIAFIGPNDLVKTTLFDLLAGEDEPDAGTINWGVTITYAYFPKENGRFFDTSLTLVEWLRQYSSDDSESFLRGFLGRMLFSGEEALKKTNVLSGGERVRCMLSRMMLSGANVLILDEPTNHLDLEAITALNDGLIKFPDVVLFTSHDYQFVDTIANRIVEITPAGIIDRAMRFEDYVNDPDIQAMRDELYQQHLELRL; translated from the coding sequence GTGTTAACTTTAAGCAACATTTCTCTTTCTTTTGGCGAACGGACCTTGTTTAAGGACGTCAATTTGAAGTTTCTGCCCGGAAACTGTTATGGCTTGATTGGGGCCAACGGGGCCGGCAAATCGACGCTGCTGCGCATCATCGCCGGCGAAATTGAGCCATCCACGGGCGAGATTATCATTGCCCCGAATGAACGGCTGGCGATGTTACAGCAGGATCAGTTCGCTTTTGACGACTATTCCGTCCTGGAGACGGTGATCATGGGGCACAGACGGCTGCACCAGGTCTTGCAAGCGCGGGACGCTATCTACATGAAGCCGGATTTTTCGGAGGAAGACGGCCTGCACGCGGCGGACCTGGAGGCGCAGGTGGCGGAGATGAACGGCTACGAGGCGGAGGCGGACGCGGCGGCGCTGCTCAGTGGTCTGGGCATCACGGAGGATTTGCATGACCGGCAAATGGACGAGTTGGAGGCGACGCAGAAGGTGCGCGTGCTGTTGGCGCAGGCGTTGTTTGGCAACCCGGACATTCTGCTGCTGGACGAGCCGACGAATCAGCTTGATTTGAAGTCGATCCGCTGGCTGGAGGATTTCTTGATTGATTACAAGAGTACGGTCATTGTGGTTTCGCATGATCGCCATTTTCTGAACAACGTTTGCACGCACATCGCGGATATTGATTTTGGCAAAATCCAGATGTACGTGGGGAACTATGATTTCTGGTATCACGCGAGTCAGTTGGTGATGCAGCAGCAGAAGAATTTGCAGCGGAAACGGACGGATAAGATCAAGGAGTTGCAGGAGTTTGTGCGCCGCTTTAGCGCGAATGCGTCTAAGTCGCGGCAGGCTACCTCGCGCAAGAAGTTGATTGAGAAGCTGACGGTGGATGATTTGCCGGCATCTTCGCGCCGTTTCCCTTATGTTGATTTCCGCCCGGAACGCGCCTGCGGGCGCACTGTTTTGCAGGTGGAGGACCTGTACAAGACGGTTGATGGGGAGCCGCTGTTGTTCAATTTTAACCTGACGGTGAATCCGGGGGACAAGATCGCCTTCATTGGTCCCAATGACCTGGTGAAGACGACGTTGTTTGATTTGCTGGCGGGGGAGGATGAACCAGATGCCGGCACAATCAACTGGGGCGTGACCATCACCTACGCCTACTTTCCCAAAGAAAACGGACGCTTCTTCGATACCAGCCTCACCCTTGTCGAATGGCTGCGCCAATACTCCAGCGACGACAGCGAATCCTTCCTGCGCGGCTTCCTGGGGCGAATGCTCTTCTCCGGCGAAGAAGCCTTGAAGAAAACCAACGTCCTCTCCGGCGGCGAGCGGGTGCGCTGCATGTTGTCGCGCATGATGCTCAGCGGGGCCAACGTCCTCATTCTGGACGAACCCACCAATCATCTGGACCTGGAGGCGATCACGGCCCTCAACGATGGCCTGATCAAGTTCCCCGACGTGGTTCTCTTCACTTCCCACGATTACCAGTTTGTGGATACTATCGCTAACCGAATTGTGGAAATCACGCCTGCCGGCATAATCGACCGCGCCATGCGCTTTGAAGATTACGTCAACGACCCCGACATTCAGGCCATGCGTGACGAGTTGTACCAGCAGCACCTGGAACTGCGCCTCTAG